One Streptomyces coeruleorubidus DNA segment encodes these proteins:
- a CDS encoding LacI family DNA-binding transcriptional regulator translates to MARQAGVSKSVVSRVVSGRGSVGEETRQRVLEAAQELGYVVNASARAMVAHRTYTVGAFVRDAATPFYGHLLTAMQERAAFHGYRVVTATGSGRFEADDEYRALETLAMLRVEALAVCSGLLPSERILPFAERLPTVVAGRPETHPSITSVYCDEDEGGAALADHLVELGHREVAVIMVPTSSSVSMGPRTQAMARRLRERGARVLEIPGLHRETAGAWVSEVLRHPGITAVMAPSDRLGVALLEQLRLRGVSVPGKLSVTGYDGIGDLATPLIGLTHWRQPVDLIGSQAVDALVQLLDGEQPPDHHRALPGSLVVGRTTAPPTR, encoded by the coding sequence GTGGCACGGCAGGCCGGCGTGTCCAAGTCGGTGGTGTCCCGCGTCGTCTCGGGGCGTGGCAGCGTGGGGGAGGAGACCCGGCAGCGGGTCCTCGAAGCCGCGCAGGAGCTGGGCTACGTCGTCAACGCGTCCGCGCGGGCCATGGTGGCCCACCGTACGTACACCGTCGGGGCGTTCGTGCGCGATGCCGCGACCCCCTTCTACGGCCACCTGCTCACGGCGATGCAGGAGCGCGCCGCGTTCCACGGCTACCGGGTGGTCACCGCGACCGGGTCGGGCCGCTTCGAGGCCGACGACGAGTACCGGGCCCTGGAGACCCTCGCGATGCTGCGCGTCGAGGCACTGGCCGTGTGCAGCGGGCTGCTGCCGAGCGAGCGGATCCTGCCGTTCGCCGAGCGGTTGCCGACCGTGGTGGCGGGACGTCCTGAGACCCATCCCAGCATCACCAGCGTCTACTGCGACGAGGACGAGGGCGGCGCCGCGCTGGCGGACCACCTCGTCGAGCTGGGGCACCGCGAGGTCGCGGTGATCATGGTGCCGACGAGCAGTTCCGTGTCGATGGGACCACGGACGCAGGCCATGGCCCGCCGCCTGCGGGAGCGCGGTGCGCGTGTGCTGGAGATCCCGGGGCTGCACCGGGAGACGGCCGGCGCGTGGGTGAGCGAGGTGCTGCGGCATCCCGGGATCACCGCGGTGATGGCCCCCAGCGACCGCCTCGGGGTCGCCCTGCTGGAACAGCTCCGGCTCCGGGGCGTGTCCGTGCCCGGGAAACTGTCCGTCACCGGCTACGACGGGATCGGCGACCTGGCGACGCCCCTGATCGGGCTGACGCACTGGCGCCAGCCTGTGGACCTGATCGGCAGTCAAGCCGTGGACGCGCTGGTGCAGCTGCTCGACGGGGAGCAGCCGCCCGACCATCACCGGGCGCTGCCCGGCTCGCTGGTCGTGGGGCGGACGACAGCGCCACCGACGCGCTGA
- a CDS encoding carbohydrate ABC transporter permease: protein MAAWLMALPCVGLLLVFAYWPVVRGVVLSLYGTDLLGNPSRFVGVAHYVDMVTDPDMRRALLTTGVIAGLSVLLSVGGALAAVLPLRRAARRPRAVVSVLLSLPFAYSAAASAAVFAGLLAPAVGTLNQVLAHVGVTGPQWLQSPAWAVVSVSLATAWYEFGFAFLVLLAALNQLDQSVVEAAALDGASGLRLARSVIIPMLRPSLVFLLVTQTISGLQVFTQVQVLTRGGPAGATSTLVYDLYQRAFGEALPQVGTASALAVVLLALVLVITALQFRVLRRWA from the coding sequence ATGGCCGCCTGGCTGATGGCCCTGCCCTGCGTCGGGCTGCTGCTCGTCTTCGCCTACTGGCCCGTCGTCCGAGGCGTCGTACTGAGCCTGTACGGCACCGACCTGCTGGGTAACCCCTCGAGGTTCGTCGGCGTCGCCCACTACGTCGACATGGTCACCGACCCGGACATGCGGCGGGCGCTGCTCACCACCGGGGTGATCGCCGGGCTCAGCGTGCTGCTCTCCGTGGGCGGCGCGCTCGCCGCGGTTCTCCCGCTGCGCCGGGCCGCCCGCAGGCCGCGGGCCGTGGTGTCGGTCCTGCTGTCCCTGCCGTTCGCCTATTCGGCGGCGGCGTCGGCGGCCGTGTTCGCGGGGCTGCTCGCGCCCGCGGTCGGCACGCTCAACCAGGTGCTGGCCCACGTGGGCGTCACCGGCCCGCAGTGGCTGCAGTCCCCTGCGTGGGCCGTCGTCAGCGTCTCGCTCGCCACCGCCTGGTACGAGTTCGGTTTCGCCTTCCTCGTGCTGCTGGCCGCGCTGAACCAGCTCGACCAGTCGGTCGTCGAGGCGGCGGCGCTCGACGGCGCGTCCGGGCTGCGGCTCGCCCGGTCGGTGATCATCCCCATGCTCCGGCCGAGCCTGGTGTTCCTCCTGGTCACCCAGACCATCAGCGGACTGCAGGTGTTCACCCAGGTCCAGGTGCTCACCCGGGGCGGTCCGGCAGGGGCGACGTCGACCCTGGTGTACGACCTGTACCAGCGCGCGTTCGGCGAGGCGCTGCCCCAGGTCGGCACCGCCTCGGCCCTGGCCGTGGTCCTGCTGGCCCTCGTCCTGGTGATCACCGCGCTCCAGTTCCGGGTACTGCGGAGGTGGGCATGA
- a CDS encoding carbohydrate ABC transporter permease yields MTPPTRLQAGSVLRWLWLAAVVVAVTFPVYVTVVTALLPPGDVAGGRLVPVPDRLTLANVRTALDSAPLSRQYLVSVAVTVLQSAAQLTTAALAAYALVFPRWRGRGTAFALVLATLAFPGESLVIPNFELATALGLRDTLLGIVIPYLAAGYAVFLLRQAFLALPREAWEAARLDGCGDLRALVHVVLPMARPQLVTAAMWCALSAWNGYFWPLLITDSPQRRTIQVGLAQLVVDQATSPAVIYAGTLLVLLPTLVLVLFGQRFLVRGLASRVGT; encoded by the coding sequence ATGACGCCGCCGACACGCCTTCAGGCCGGCTCCGTACTGCGCTGGTTGTGGCTCGCCGCCGTCGTGGTGGCCGTCACGTTCCCCGTCTATGTCACCGTCGTCACCGCGCTGCTCCCGCCGGGCGACGTCGCGGGCGGCCGTCTCGTGCCGGTGCCGGACCGGCTGACGCTGGCCAACGTGCGCACCGCGCTGGACTCCGCGCCGCTGTCCCGGCAGTACCTGGTGAGTGTGGCCGTCACCGTCCTGCAGTCGGCCGCACAGCTGACCACGGCCGCGCTGGCCGCGTACGCGCTCGTCTTCCCCCGCTGGCGCGGCCGAGGCACCGCCTTCGCCCTGGTGCTGGCCACCCTCGCCTTCCCCGGAGAGAGCCTGGTCATCCCCAACTTCGAACTCGCCACCGCGCTCGGGCTGCGCGACACCCTGCTCGGGATCGTCATCCCGTACCTGGCGGCCGGCTACGCGGTCTTCCTGCTCCGCCAGGCGTTCCTCGCGCTGCCGCGGGAGGCCTGGGAGGCCGCCCGGCTGGACGGCTGCGGTGACCTGCGTGCGCTCGTGCACGTCGTACTGCCCATGGCGCGGCCGCAGTTGGTCACGGCGGCGATGTGGTGCGCCCTGTCGGCGTGGAACGGCTACTTCTGGCCGTTGCTGATCACCGACTCCCCTCAGCGCCGCACCATCCAGGTCGGCCTCGCCCAACTCGTCGTGGACCAGGCGACCTCCCCTGCGGTGATCTACGCCGGGACGTTGCTCGTTCTGCTGCCGACCTTGGTGCTCGTGCTGTTCGGGCAGCGGTTCCTCGTCCGAGGGCTGGCGTCGCGGGTCGGCACGTAA
- a CDS encoding extracellular solute-binding protein encodes MSSRPRSPYLATACLLTAGALTLTACEGSSSGDEATDAAPGPSALAAAKGPVTVTLWHGFGGPAGEAFQKEIDAFNKANSGKIVVKSSFQGNYTDVIAKYTSAIRDGGTPSILVSNDTTTGYLRDVKQTVSAEAMAAANPKDLDLDRIRPAARNYYTADGELLAVPLNTSMPLLYVNDKLLDRAGVDRSTLGTLDGVAAAARKIHAEVPGVKGIDQPFDGWWFEQLTAAAGAPYCTPDNGREGDGATALSLTSGPQRKAIGTMAKLYTDGVALDTGAEGNNALSAFAAGKTAMMFNSSGAIGTLKETGMTGFTAVPYPLSGSRSAAGAVIGGAAMWVDQAGHSKAEQVASWKVISHLASAEAQERFAMASGYAPVNTGVDNSPTWKRFLAKNEPYAVLGKQFADTPATTATSGCLTGAMSGVRAVVVPELQQAFNGKTSLDTALKAAEKAGTAKIEDYREQAGQ; translated from the coding sequence ATGTCCTCACGACCCAGAAGCCCGTACCTCGCGACCGCCTGCCTGTTGACCGCCGGCGCCCTGACTCTCACCGCCTGCGAAGGCTCCAGCTCCGGCGACGAAGCCACCGACGCCGCGCCGGGCCCCTCCGCGCTGGCCGCCGCGAAGGGGCCGGTGACCGTGACCCTGTGGCACGGGTTCGGCGGCCCGGCCGGTGAGGCGTTCCAGAAGGAGATCGACGCCTTCAACAAGGCCAACAGCGGCAAGATCGTGGTCAAGTCCTCGTTCCAGGGCAACTACACCGACGTCATCGCCAAGTACACCTCCGCGATCCGCGACGGCGGCACGCCGAGCATCCTGGTCTCCAACGACACCACCACCGGCTATCTGCGCGACGTCAAGCAGACGGTCTCCGCCGAGGCGATGGCAGCCGCGAACCCGAAGGACCTGGACCTCGACCGGATCCGCCCGGCCGCGCGCAACTACTACACGGCCGACGGCGAGTTGCTCGCCGTACCGCTGAACACGTCCATGCCGCTGCTGTACGTCAATGACAAGCTGCTGGACCGGGCGGGCGTCGACCGTTCCACCCTCGGCACGCTGGATGGCGTGGCCGCGGCCGCCCGCAAGATCCACGCCGAGGTGCCCGGAGTCAAGGGCATCGACCAGCCCTTCGACGGCTGGTGGTTCGAGCAGCTCACGGCCGCGGCCGGGGCCCCCTACTGCACGCCCGACAACGGCCGCGAGGGCGACGGGGCCACGGCACTGTCGCTGACCAGTGGGCCCCAGCGCAAGGCGATCGGCACCATGGCGAAGCTCTACACCGACGGCGTCGCGCTCGACACCGGCGCCGAAGGCAACAACGCCCTGTCCGCCTTCGCCGCGGGCAAGACCGCCATGATGTTCAACTCCAGCGGCGCCATCGGCACCCTCAAGGAAACGGGCATGACCGGGTTCACCGCCGTGCCGTACCCCCTGTCGGGTTCGCGGTCCGCCGCGGGGGCCGTGATCGGCGGTGCCGCGATGTGGGTGGACCAGGCCGGGCACAGCAAGGCCGAACAGGTGGCGAGCTGGAAGGTGATCAGCCACCTGGCGTCCGCCGAGGCGCAGGAGCGATTCGCCATGGCATCCGGCTACGCCCCGGTCAACACCGGTGTGGACAACTCGCCCACCTGGAAGCGGTTCCTCGCGAAGAACGAGCCCTACGCCGTACTCGGCAAACAGTTCGCCGACACCCCGGCCACGACGGCGACCTCGGGCTGTCTGACCGGCGCGATGTCCGGCGTACGCGCCGTGGTCGTACCGGAGTTGCAGCAGGCCTTCAACGGCAAGACCTCCCTCGACACCGCGCTGAAGGCGGCGGAGAAGGCGGGAACGGCCAAGATCGAGGACTACCGAGAGCAGGCCGGCCAGTGA
- a CDS encoding 2'-5' RNA ligase family protein produces the protein MTVTSNHTAVSPAVEATSTEPTGRFAQAPGDPYRYGVYLRPDPATCAAVTAVTSQLRAQYGVVSAGAFPPHATLAGSRHITAPIEEIIAAVTRGLAEASAFTVHNAGIRRQGAGLVYDVHHLADGITPNTSFTDLAALVDEAVVPLETPAPNPAEDRFAADTFRAHLSLVSHDMDVRPDLSEELEEYVRALPVSFPQSFPADAVALYRTRSDDWSGRWWQTLTWEHLHTWRLPR, from the coding sequence GTGACCGTGACCTCGAACCACACGGCGGTTTCGCCGGCCGTGGAGGCGACCTCGACCGAACCGACCGGACGCTTCGCGCAGGCCCCCGGCGACCCGTACCGTTACGGCGTCTACCTGCGCCCGGACCCCGCGACCTGCGCCGCCGTCACCGCCGTGACCTCCCAACTCCGGGCACAGTACGGGGTCGTCTCGGCCGGCGCGTTCCCGCCCCACGCGACCCTGGCCGGCAGCCGGCACATCACGGCTCCGATCGAGGAGATCATCGCCGCGGTCACCCGAGGACTGGCCGAAGCCTCGGCCTTCACCGTCCACAACGCCGGGATCCGACGCCAGGGAGCGGGCCTGGTCTACGACGTCCACCACCTTGCCGACGGCATCACTCCGAACACGTCGTTCACGGACCTGGCCGCCCTGGTCGACGAGGCCGTCGTGCCGCTGGAGACTCCGGCGCCGAACCCCGCGGAAGACCGTTTCGCCGCGGACACCTTCCGAGCCCATCTGTCGCTGGTGTCGCACGACATGGACGTGCGCCCCGACCTTTCCGAAGAGCTGGAGGAGTACGTGCGGGCACTGCCGGTGTCGTTCCCGCAGAGCTTCCCCGCAGACGCCGTCGCCCTCTACCGCACCCGCAGCGACGACTGGTCGGGTCGCTGGTGGCAGACCCTCACCTGGGAGCACCTCCACACCTGGCGCCTGCCGCGCTGA